In the Wyeomyia smithii strain HCP4-BCI-WySm-NY-G18 chromosome 2, ASM2978416v1, whole genome shotgun sequence genome, one interval contains:
- the LOC129721314 gene encoding AFG3-like protein 2 — protein MAYRLLTTARRLESTLASLNRQHRTVNTNDCEQIIRSLSSLQSSKNKVWNEFLHRIQLFCENPPKGFEKYYKQGGKKTTSTEEATTSKSQDQDTKAASEDGTSSSSKNQHTQPQQPAKNDWNLGMFGPQSTRSKGGSSGNAGGGGGAGRPIGGEGGDKEKMMVFGALAGVALISAIAYFEMGYKEIAWKEFVNNYLARGIVEKLEVVNKKWVRVRLTPGNATDATGTLWFNIGSVDSFERNLENAQSDMNIEPVNFVPVIYRSEIEASSLTGILPTLLIIGFLVYMMRRSSEMMGGRKGMKGGGLFGGVMQSTAKLINANEISVGFKDVAGCEEAKIEIMEFVNFLKNPQQYIDLGAKIPKGAMLTGPPGTGKTLLAKATAGEANVPFITVSGSEFLEMFVGVGPSRVRDMFAMARKHAPCILFIDEIDAVGRKRGGKSFGGHSEQENTLNQLLVEMDGFNTTTNVVVLAATNRVDILDKALLRPGRFDRQIFVPAPDIKGRASIFKVHLGPLKTDLEKNALARKMAALTPGFTGADIANLCNEAALIAARDLNKSIILKHFEQAIERVIAGMEKKTNVLAPDEKRTVAYHEAGHAVSGWFLEHTDPLLKVSIIPRGKGLGYAQYLPKDQYLLSTEQLFDRMCMTLGGRVSEELFFGRITTGAQDDLKKLTDSAYAQITRFGMNKKVGQVSFDSSQPGDPMFSKPYSEQTAQLIDEEVRLLIDRAYKRTKELLVKHKADVEKVAERLLKNEILSRDDMIELLGKRPFPEKSTYEEFVEGTGSFEEDTTLPEGLTSWNKEKATAGDAKEGDASSKKSEPTKA, from the exons ATGGCATACCGATTGTTAACCACGGCCCGCCGGTTAGAATCAACTTTGGCAAGTTTAAATCGGCAACATCGTACCGTCAATACCAATGACTGCGAACAG ATAATAAGAAGCTTGAGCAGCCTGCAGTCAAGtaaaaacaaagtttggaaCGAATTCCTGCATCGAATACAACTGTTTTGTGAGAACCCTCCGAAGGGATTCGAGAAGTATTATAAACAaggtggcaaaaagactacttCCACAGAAGAAGCCACAACTTCGAAATCCCAAGACCAAGACACGAAAGCAGCCTCCGAAGATGGGACTTCCAGCAGTTCCAAAAACCAACATACGCAACCCCAACAACCGGCGAAAAATGACTGGAACCTAGGAATGTTTGGCCCGCAGTCAACAAGAAGTAAAGGTGGAAGTAGCGGGAACGCGGGTGGTGGTGGAGGTGCTGGGAGGCCTATTGGCGGCGAAGGCGGTGATAAGGAAAAGATGATGGTCTTTGGTGCCCTGGCAGGGGTTGCGTTGATTTCGGCTATTGCATACTTCGAAATGGGTTACAAAGAAATTGCTTGGAAAGAATTTGTTAATAA TTATCTTGCTCGCGGAATTGTCGAAAAGCTTGAAGTTGTGAATAAGAAGTGGGTCCGAGTTAGGTTAACACCCGGAAATGCCACTGACGCAACG GGCACTTTATGGTTCAACATTGGCAGTGTTGATTCATTCGAGCGCAATTTAGAAAACGCCCAAAGCGATATGAATATTGAACCTGTAAACTTTGTTCCGGTGATCTATCGAAGCGAAATCGAAGCTTCAAGTTTAACAGGCATTCTACCTACACTTCTTATCATTGGATTTTTGGTGTACATGATGCGACGTTCGTCGGAGATGATGGGCGGCCGTAAAGGTATGAAAGGTGGTGGCTTGTTCGGAGGAGTTATGCAGTCAACAGCAAAATTAATCAATGCAAACGAAATAAGCGTAGGTTTCAA GGATGTTGCCGGTTGTGAGGAAGCGAAAATAGAAATTATGGAATTTGttaactttttgaaaaatcctCAGCAATACATAGATTTGGGAGCGAAAATCCCGAAAGGAGCCATGTTGACAGGACCTCCTGGAACGGGTAAAACACTCCTTGCCAAAGCAACGGCTGGAGAAGCAAACGTTCCTTTTATAACCGTGTCTGGATCGGAGTTTCTGGAAATGTTTGTTGGCGTTGGTCCGTCTCGTGTTCGAGACATGTTTGCAATGGCCAGAAAACATGCCCCTTGTATATTGTTCATTGATGAAATCGACGCAGTCGGTCGAAAACGAGGTGGCAAGAGTTTTGGAGGACATTCCGAACAAGAAAACACTCTGAATCAATTGCTGGTGGAAATGGATGGTTTCAACACTACTACTAATGTTGTAGTCCTAGCGGCAACGAACAGAGTTGATATCTTGGATAAAGCATTATTGCGGCCGGGCCGATTCGACAGACAAATATTCGTACCTGCCCCGGATATCAAAGGCCGTGCCAGTATTTTCAAAGTGCATTTGGGACCTCTTAAGAccgatttagaaaaaaatgcgTTAGCTAGAAAGATGGCAGCGTTGACCCCTGGATTCACTGGAGCCGATATCGCAAATTTGTGCAATGAAGCCGCTTTGATAGCGGCCCGTGACTTAAACAAGTCCATAATACTGAAACATTTTGAACAAGCTATAGAACGTGTCATCGCTGGTAtggaaaagaaaacaaatgttCTAGCACCTGACGAAAAACGTACAGTCGCTTACCACGAAGCTGGCCATGCCGTTTCCGGATGGTTCTTAGAGCATACTGATCCTTTACTTAAAGTCTCGATTATCCCGCGCGGCAAAGGATTGGGCTATGCACAATACTTGCCCAAAGATCAATATCTGCTATCGACAGAGCAACTTTTCGATCGTATGTGTATGACGTTGGGAGGACGAGTATCAGAGGAATTGTTTTTCGGCAGAATCACCACAGGTGCCCAAGATGACTTGAAGAAATTAACCGACAGCGCATACGCACAG ATTACTCGCTTTGGTATGAATAAAAAAGTTGGCCAAGTCAGCTTCGATAGTTCACAACCGGGGGATCCTATGTTCTCAAAACCGTACTCCGAACAAACAGCTCAGCTCATTGATGAAGAGGTGCGACTGTTAATCGATCGAGCATACAAACGGACGAAAGAATTGCTTGTCAAACATAAGGCAGACGTGGAGAAGGTCGCTGAACGACTGTTGAAAAACGAAATTCTTAGCCGAGATGACATGATCGAGCTGCTAGGCAAGAGACCTTTCCCGGAAAAATCCACTTACGAAGAGTTCGTTGAAGGTACCGGTTCGTTCGAAGAGGACACTACATTACCGGAGGGCTTAACCAGTTGGAACAAAGAAAAAGCGACAGCTGGCGATGCGAAGGAAGGTGATGCGAGTAGTAAAAAATCGGAACCAACCAAAGCGTAG